A window from Centropristis striata isolate RG_2023a ecotype Rhode Island chromosome 2, C.striata_1.0, whole genome shotgun sequence encodes these proteins:
- the dhx38 gene encoding pre-mRNA-splicing factor ATP-dependent RNA helicase PRP16, whose translation MDEDVSMHRLEGTDPSSQVGGLLVKKKSAAAEPHVFRAPTPRTSLLGLDLLAAQKRKERENKEQAEAEEGSRKKSKVSSYKDWEENRSDSSDEEEEDKESGAKKESRKYRVTGSETPSNPGGVSEEFKRRHQQREKDRREHGVYASSKEDKNRERDRERSRDKGRDRRGERDERESSRGSSSSRSERSERSDRGERSDRSERISRGSKRDEPLTPQHRPRDSFTPSRSNWEEDDSGYSSSRHSQWESPSPAPSNREMDRSERSHRSGRESERRDRSVRGRYSDDTPLPTPSYKYNEWANDRKHLGSTPRLSQGKGRKDENVGGILFDNEDEKDQWEEDQKQADRDWYMMDEGYDEFHNPFTTTSEEYVKKREQILQKQTQKRISAQKRQINEDNERWETNRMLTSGVVQRLEVDEDFEEDNAAKVHLLVHNLVPPFLDGRIVFTKQPEPVIPVKDATSDMAIIARKGSQLVRKHREQKERKKAQHKHWELAGTKLGDIMGVKKTEEEDKPGGAAVGEDGKVDYRAEQKFADHMKEKSEATSDFAKKKTLLEQRQYLPIFAVRQQLLNIIRDNSIVIVVGETGSGKTTQLTQYLHEDGYTSYGMVGCTQPRRVAAMSVAKRVSEEIGTNLGEEVGYAIRFEDCTSEKTLIKYMTDGILLRESLRESDLDHYSAVIMDEAHERSLNTDVLFGLLREVVSRRTDLKLIVTSATMDSDKFAAFFGNVPIFHIPGRTFPVDILFSKTPQEDYVEAAVKQALQIHLSGLIGDILIFMPGQEDIEVTSDQIVERLEDLENAPALAVLPIYSQLPSDLQAKIFQKAPDGVRKCIVATNIAETSLTVDGIMFVVDAGYCKLKVFNPRIGMDALQVYPISQANANQRSGRAGRTGPGQCYRLYTQSAYKNEMLTTTIPEIQRTNLANVVLLLKSLGVQDLLLFHFMDPPPEDNMLNSMYQLWILGALDNTGALTPTGRLMVEFPLDPALSKMLIVSCDMGCSADILIIVSMLSVPAIFYRPKGREEESDQVREKFSVPESDHLTYLNVYMQWKNNNYSSIWCNEHFIHTKAMRKVREVRSQLKDIMVQQRMNLISCGSDWDIIRKCICAAYFHQAAKLKGIGEYVNVRTGMPCHLHPTSSLFGMGYTPDYIIYHELVMTTKEYMQCVTAVDGEWLAELGPMFYSIKHAGRSRQENRRRAKEEITNMEEEMSMAEEQLRARREEQEKKNNNSGTVRAVKICTPGRKDEAPMTPRRTPARFGL comes from the exons ATGGACGAGGACGTGTCCATGCACAGACTGGAGGGGACGGACCCGTCCTCTCAGGTGGGAGGTCTGCTGGTGAAGAAGAAGAGCGCCGCTGCAGAGCCTCACGTCTTCAGAGCTCCGACTCCTCGCACCTCCCTGCTGGGTCTGGACCTGCTGGCCGCCcagaagaggaaggagagggagaacAAGGAGCAGGCGGAGGCCGAGGAGGGCAGCAGGAAGAAGTCCAAGGTCTCCTCCTACAAGGACTGGGAGGAGAACAGGAGCGACTCctctgatgaagaggaggaagacaaGGAGAGCGGAGCCAAGAAGGAGAG CAGGAAGTACCGTGTGACTGGCTCCGAGACGCCGTCCAACCCCGGAGGAGTCAGCGAGGAGTTCAAACGCCGacaccagcagagagagaaagaccgGCGAGAACACGGAGTCTACGCCTCGTCtaaagaagataaaaacagagaacGAGACCGAGAACGCAGCAGAGACAAGGGGAGGGACAGACGGGGGGAACGAG aTGAGCGAGAGAGCAGccgtggcagcagcagcagccggtcGGAGCGTTCGGAGCGTTCGGATCGCGGAGAGAGGAGCGATCGCTCTGAACGGATCAGCAGAGGAAGCAAGAGAGACGAACCTCTGACGCCTCAGCACCGACCCAGAG aCTCTTTCACCCCGTCCCGCTCCAACTGGGAGGAGGATGACAGCGGTTATTCCAGCTCCCGACATTCCCAGTGGGAGTCTCCGTCTCCGGCTCCGTCTAACAGGGAGATGGATCGATCAGAGAGAAGCCATCGCTCCGGACGGGAGAGCGAGAGGAGAGACAG GTCAGTGAGAGGTCGGTACTCTGACGACACGCCGCTGCCGACTCCATCATACAAATACAACGAGTGGGCCAACGACAGGAAGCACCTGGGCTCTACGCCACGTTTATCACAAGGAAAAG GTAGGAAAGATGAGAATGTGGGAGGAATTCTGTTTGATAATGAGGACGAGAAGGACCAGTGGGAGGAGGACCAGAAG CAAGCGGACAGAGATTGGTACATGATGGACGAAGGCTACGACGAGTTCCACAACCCGTTCACCACCACGTCTGAAGAATACGTGAAGAAGAGAGAACAGATCCTCCAGAAACAGACTCAGAAGAGGATCTCCGCCCAGAAGAGACAGATCAACGAG gaCAACGAGCGGTGGGAGACCAACCGGATGCTGACCAGCGGCGTGGTCCAGAGGCTGGAGGTTGATGAAGACTTTGAGGAAGATAACGCTGCCAAGGTTCACCTGCTGGTTCACAACCTGGTTCCTCCGTTCCTGGACGGGAGGATCGTCTTCACCAAGCAG CCGGAGCCGGTGATCCCTGTTAAAGACGCCACGTCCGACATGGCCATCATCGCTCGTAAAGGCAGCCAGCTGGTCAGAAAACACCGAGAACAGAAAGAACGCAAGAAG GCGCAGCACAAACACTGGGAGTTAGCAGGAACTAAACTGGGAGACATCATGGGGGTGAAgaagacggaggaggaggacaaaccAGGAGGAGCCGCCGTGGGAGAGGACGGGAAGGTAGACTACAG AGCAGAGCAGAAGTTTGCGGATCACATGAAAGAAAAGAGTGAAGCCACCAGTGATTTTGCCAAGAAGAAGACTCTCCTGGAGCAGAGACAGTATCTGCCCATCTTTGCTGTCAGGCAGCAACTTCTGAACATCATAAg ggacaACAGCATCGTGATCGTGGTCGGGGAGACGGGCAGTGGGAAGACCACCCAGCTGACTCAGTACCTGCATGAGGACGGCTACACCAGCTACGGCATGGTGGGCTGCACGCAGCCTCGAAGAGTGGCCGCCATGAGCGTCGCCAAGAGAGTCAGCGAGGAGATCGGCACCAACCTGGGGGAGGAG GTCGGCTACGCGATCCGTTTTGAGGACTGCACGTCAGAGAAAACCCTGATCAAGTACATGACGGACGGGATCCTGCTGAGAGAATCTCTGAGGGAGTCGGACCTGGACCACTACAGCGCCGTCATCATGGACGAGGCCCACGAACGCTCTCTGAACACGGACGTGCTGTTTGGTCTGCTGAGGGAG GTCGTGTCTCGTCGTACTGATCTGAAACTCATCGTGACTTCTGCTACGATGGACTCTGACAagtttgctgcattttttggcaacgttcctaTTTTCCACATTCCAGGAAGAACATTTCCTGTAGACATCTTGTTTAGCAAG ACTCCTCAGGAGGACTACGTGGAGGCAGCAGTGAAACAGGCGCTGCAGATCCACCTCAGTGGGTTAATAGGAGACATCCTCATCTTTATGCCCGGCCAGGAGGATATCGAG GTGACGTCTGACCAGATCGTGGAGCGTCTGGAGGACCTGGAGAACGCTCCGGCTCTGGCCGTGCTGCCCATCTACTCCCAGCTGCCCTCTGACCTGCAGGCCAAGATCTTCCAGAAG GCTCCAGACGGTGTGAGGAAATGCATCGTGGCTACAAACATCGCTGAGACTTCCCTCACTGTGGACGGGATCATGTTTGTTGTAGATGCAGGATACTGCAAACTGAAG GTTTTCAACCCTCGTATTGGAATGGATGCTCTGCAGGTTTATCCCATCAGCCAGGCTAACGCTAACCAGCGCTCCGGCAGAGCTGGACGTACCGGACCAGGACAGTGTTACAG gcTGTACACTCAGAGTGCGTATAAGAACGAGATGCTGACCACCACCATCCCAGAGATCCAGAGGACCAACCTGGCCAAcgtggtgctgctgctgaagtCTCTGGGGGTCCAGGACCTGCTGCTGTTCCACTTCATGGACCCCCCCCCTGAAGACAACATGCTCAACTCCATGTACCAGCTCTGGATCCTGGGGGCGCTCGACAACACAG GAGCGTTGACCCCGACGGGCCGTCTGATGGTGGAGTTTCCTCTGGACCCGGCGCTCTCCAAGATGCTGATCGTGTCGTGTGATATGGGCTGCAGCGCCGACATCCTCATCATCGTCTCCATGCTGTCGGTGCCGGCCATCTTCTACAGACCCAAG GGTCGAGAGGAGGAGAGCGACCAGGTGAGGGAGAAGTTCTCGGTCCCGGAGAGCGACCACCTCACCtacctgaacgtctacatgcaGTGGAAGAACAACAACTACTCCAGCATCTGGTGCAACGAGCACTTCATCCACACCAAAGCCATGCGCAAG GTGCGTGAGGTGCGCTCCCAGCTGAAGGACATCATGGTGCAGCAGAGGATGAACCTGATCTCCTGTGGTTCTGACTGGGACATCATCAGGAAGTGTATCTGTGCTGCGTACTTCCACCAGGCCGCCAAGCTCAAG GGAATCGGGGAATATGTGAACGTGAGGACAGGAATGCCGTGTCACCTCCATCCCACCAGCTCGCTGTTCGGGATGGGCTACACCCCCGACTACATCATCTACCACGAGCTCGTCATGACAACCAag gagtACATGCAGTGTGTAACAGCAGTGGACGGAGAGTGGCTGGCTGAACTGGGACCAATGTTCTACAGCATCAAACACGCTGGGAGGAGCAGACAG gagaacCGGCGGCGGGCCAAGGAGGAGATCACCAACATGGAGGAGGAGATGTCGATGGCGGAGGAGCAGCTCCGTGCTCGccgagaggagcaggagaagaagaacaacaactCTGGCACTGTGAG